The Brenneria rubrifaciens genome has a window encoding:
- a CDS encoding glycosyltransferase family 8 protein, producing MYFNENIIKQKIELYRAHEKNSNKKSLHIAYGIDKNFLFGAAISATSVIINNDLSISLHFFIDFIDDEMVSRLEKMAEKFHIDITIYHIDNTPLEKLPIKKWPYSAYYRLIAFDYLGKDINKLLYLDADIVCKGKLDDLTTLDLVDHVCAVVPDIKEMHPKAVERLDLPDLKGVYFNSGVMLVNLEKWNQEQLTSKTISFILENSHLKYPDQDALNVLLIHRTYLLPRKYNCIYTIKSELKDKSHQKYKDLINAESILIHYVGTTKPWNEWSEYPSTAYFSKAYNMSTWCDVPLTKPVTPLQWKKKSKHEFKKGRIINGIVSRVKYIIER from the coding sequence ATGTATTTTAACGAAAATATCATTAAACAAAAAATAGAGCTATATCGGGCTCATGAAAAAAATTCAAATAAAAAATCATTACATATTGCATACGGTATTGATAAAAATTTTTTATTTGGTGCAGCTATTTCTGCCACATCAGTAATAATCAATAACGATCTCTCTATTTCTCTGCATTTTTTTATTGATTTCATTGATGACGAAATGGTCTCTCGATTAGAAAAGATGGCAGAAAAATTCCATATTGATATCACTATATATCATATTGACAATACCCCCTTAGAGAAACTTCCAATAAAAAAATGGCCGTACTCTGCTTATTATCGGCTTATCGCTTTTGATTATCTTGGCAAAGATATCAACAAGTTACTTTATCTCGATGCCGATATAGTCTGTAAAGGAAAGCTTGACGATCTCACAACATTGGACTTAGTTGACCATGTGTGTGCCGTTGTTCCAGATATAAAAGAAATGCATCCTAAAGCCGTAGAAAGATTAGATTTACCTGATCTGAAAGGTGTATATTTCAATTCAGGTGTTATGTTAGTAAATCTTGAGAAATGGAATCAAGAGCAACTAACATCAAAAACCATTTCATTTATATTAGAAAACTCGCATCTGAAATATCCCGATCAAGATGCTTTGAATGTATTATTAATTCATCGAACATATCTTCTACCTCGAAAATATAACTGCATATACACTATAAAAAGTGAATTGAAAGATAAATCGCATCAGAAATATAAAGACCTAATTAATGCTGAATCCATTCTTATTCACTATGTCGGCACTACCAAGCCATGGAATGAATGGAGTGAATATCCATCTACGGCCTATTTCAGTAAAGCTTATAATATGTCAACATGGTGTGACGTCCCCCTTACTAAACCTGTAACGCCACTCCAATGGAAGAAGAAATCAAAGCATGAATTTAAAAAGGGGAGAATCATAAACGGAATCGTTAGCAGAGTAAAATATATTATAGAAAGGTGA
- the waaB gene encoding lipopolysaccharide 1,6-galactosyltransferase yields the protein MNILFVGEAVSGFGGIETVLKKVTGFLASDNETQPAYTLYFLCRDDRMDKTWLQGKHSVCHRSGIKISFLRRLSHTFALARYLKQNKPDVVIAFDSPSCRVAAQAIQRSQKTIPLISWLHYSLDHKKHSEQVRCADYHLAISSGIKQQLINRGVADERISVIFNPVTPQPTVIPRPASTEGAVFIYVGRLKFEGQKRLKDMLDALSGLTGNWTCHFIGDGSDAAICKDYAREQGISDRVHWHGWQANPWEYIQKNIKNVSAFVMSSAFEGLPMTLLEAMSYGIYCVSSDCPSGPGDIIRDGINGQLYPPGSSALLRDTLQNLVNQQTMPTAENIKSSIHHFYDKNYYKTMKEIIDTIIRHHMIR from the coding sequence ATGAATATACTCTTTGTTGGTGAAGCCGTTTCTGGATTCGGCGGTATCGAAACCGTACTTAAAAAAGTGACCGGTTTTTTAGCAAGCGATAACGAAACACAACCTGCTTACACCCTCTACTTCCTGTGCCGCGACGATCGTATGGATAAAACCTGGTTACAGGGTAAGCATAGTGTCTGCCATCGTTCGGGAATCAAAATTTCTTTCCTGAGACGGCTCAGTCATACTTTCGCGCTGGCCCGCTATCTCAAACAAAATAAGCCAGATGTCGTCATCGCTTTTGACTCGCCCTCCTGCCGCGTTGCCGCGCAAGCAATCCAACGTAGCCAGAAAACGATCCCACTTATCTCGTGGTTGCACTACTCACTCGATCATAAAAAACATTCGGAGCAGGTGCGCTGCGCTGACTATCACCTGGCAATCAGCTCTGGAATCAAACAGCAGTTGATCAACCGTGGCGTAGCAGACGAACGTATCTCGGTAATTTTTAACCCGGTGACGCCGCAACCAACCGTGATCCCTCGCCCTGCCAGTACAGAAGGCGCTGTCTTTATCTACGTGGGGCGCCTGAAATTTGAAGGGCAAAAACGCCTTAAAGACATGCTTGATGCGCTTTCTGGTCTGACGGGCAATTGGACATGTCATTTTATTGGTGATGGTTCTGATGCGGCGATTTGTAAAGACTACGCCAGAGAACAAGGGATAAGCGATCGTGTCCACTGGCACGGCTGGCAGGCTAATCCTTGGGAATATATTCAAAAGAATATCAAAAACGTTTCCGCTTTCGTCATGAGTTCCGCGTTTGAAGGACTCCCCATGACGCTACTGGAAGCCATGTCCTACGGCATTTATTGCGTCAGCAGCGACTGCCCGTCCGGGCCGGGAGATATCATAAGGGATGGAATTAACGGGCAACTTTATCCGCCTGGCTCGTCGGCTTTACTACGCGATACGTTGCAAAACCTCGTCAATCAACAGACCATGCCGACAGCAGAGAATATAAAGTCTTCCATACACCATTTCTATGATAAGAATTACTACAAGACGATGAAAGAGATAATCGATACCATTATTCGTCATCATATGATCAGATAA
- a CDS encoding glycosyltransferase family A protein gives MNITSVVIIYNSALKDSDTLKSILRCQTENITLEICVWNNGPLLLNETDVSEFLSICQGKGIGVRIYQDTQNLSLSKIYNFFIKNEKFEFITILDQDSHLPTNFYTNIALHPDADIITPIIIAEKNGANIQTDPHIDGDINIMIDEGKVDVKIDSVMSGLALSQNGIDKIMLFRGYVFEERLAFYGIDSDFFRIINIMIDNKTPLNIYCSNRIYHSFAMFNIANRTNSFRIMELFYYKSFIRNEYQKKSKISTIYIYLRDFLRGKIEFYRMKNLLVFTINNMHPRSKIDLNKKTVPTHRIED, from the coding sequence ATGAATATAACATCTGTGGTAATTATTTATAATTCAGCGCTAAAAGATTCTGATACGCTGAAGAGCATTTTAAGATGTCAAACTGAAAATATAACGTTAGAAATATGCGTTTGGAATAACGGCCCCTTGCTGCTGAACGAAACTGATGTATCTGAATTTCTGTCAATATGTCAGGGAAAAGGCATAGGCGTAAGAATTTATCAGGATACCCAAAACTTATCCTTATCAAAAATTTACAATTTTTTTATCAAAAATGAAAAATTCGAATTTATTACTATTCTGGATCAGGACTCTCATTTACCCACGAATTTTTACACAAATATAGCATTACATCCCGATGCAGACATTATTACCCCTATCATTATTGCAGAAAAAAATGGTGCTAATATCCAGACAGACCCCCATATCGATGGGGATATAAATATAATGATAGATGAAGGTAAAGTAGACGTAAAAATAGATTCTGTTATGTCAGGCTTGGCTCTATCTCAAAATGGCATTGACAAGATTATGTTATTTAGAGGCTATGTTTTTGAAGAAAGATTAGCATTTTATGGCATCGATAGTGATTTCTTTAGAATAATAAACATAATGATTGACAATAAAACCCCGCTTAATATCTATTGCTCAAACAGAATATATCACTCCTTCGCAATGTTTAATATAGCCAACAGAACAAACTCATTCCGTATTATGGAATTGTTTTACTATAAATCTTTTATAAGAAATGAATATCAAAAAAAATCAAAAATAAGCACTATATATATATATTTAAGAGACTTTCTACGAGGTAAAATAGAATTCTACAGAATGAAGAACTTACTTGTTTTCACAATAAATAATATGCATCCTCGATCAAAAATAGATTTAAATAAAAAAACAGTACCAACACATAGAATTGAGGATTAA
- the waaO gene encoding lipopolysaccharide 3-alpha-galactosyltransferase, whose protein sequence is MHFKKDDVITETVAFLFSPAHSDKNVLNISFGTDKNFLFGCAVSIASILLKNSNQSLAFHVFTDTLDLENRGKFNALAKQFHTSITLYVVNCDWLKRLPSTKNWSYAIYFRFIATDYFYNQLDKIVYLDSDIVCNGSLQELIELDIDNYIVAAVTEGEHPWWEKCAQRLGAPAIRNGYFNSGFLLINLDNWHKNDITQKTMMMLTDKDIASKVSYPDQDILNILLPGNILFLEKKYNTQFSINYELKCKAGETYPHPINDNTVFIHYIGPTKPWHEWARYYKCSNYFLTAKKNSPWCDSKLLKAHSVSQLRYSAKHQLHNGKLLLGLKSYVSYFLRKIY, encoded by the coding sequence ATGCATTTTAAAAAAGATGATGTGATTACAGAAACCGTTGCTTTCTTATTTTCCCCTGCACATTCTGATAAAAACGTCCTGAATATTTCTTTCGGCACTGATAAAAATTTCTTATTTGGCTGCGCGGTTTCGATCGCGTCCATTCTTTTGAAGAATAGCAATCAATCATTGGCTTTCCATGTATTTACGGACACGCTCGATCTAGAAAACCGGGGAAAATTTAACGCACTGGCAAAACAATTTCATACATCAATTACACTATATGTCGTCAACTGCGACTGGTTGAAGCGACTTCCAAGCACCAAGAATTGGTCATACGCCATCTATTTTCGCTTTATCGCTACCGATTATTTTTATAACCAACTGGATAAAATCGTCTATCTGGATTCAGATATTGTCTGCAACGGCTCTCTTCAGGAATTAATTGAACTGGATATAGACAACTATATTGTTGCCGCCGTTACTGAAGGAGAGCATCCCTGGTGGGAAAAATGCGCCCAGCGGCTGGGAGCGCCTGCAATACGAAACGGTTATTTCAATTCTGGCTTCTTGCTGATTAATCTCGATAACTGGCACAAGAATGATATCACGCAAAAAACGATGATGATGCTGACAGATAAAGACATCGCCAGCAAGGTTTCCTATCCCGATCAAGACATCTTAAATATCCTACTCCCAGGAAATATTTTATTTCTCGAGAAAAAGTATAATACGCAGTTCAGCATAAACTATGAATTGAAATGTAAAGCCGGTGAAACCTATCCTCATCCTATAAATGATAACACGGTGTTTATTCATTATATCGGGCCGACCAAACCCTGGCATGAATGGGCTCGTTATTATAAATGTTCCAATTATTTTCTCACCGCGAAGAAAAACTCACCGTGGTGTGATTCAAAACTGCTTAAGGCACACTCAGTAAGCCAGTTGCGTTACAGTGCAAAACATCAATTACATAATGGAAAACTACTTTTGGGCTTAAAAAGTTACGTATCTTACTTTTTAAGAAAAATATACTAA